One part of the Sardina pilchardus chromosome 5, fSarPil1.1, whole genome shotgun sequence genome encodes these proteins:
- the LOC134080902 gene encoding G protein-activated inward rectifier potassium channel 3-like: MASQEPADQQDLSSLLIGQQSASAARIGQQCPSPALIGQQHPSPVLIGLQGASPDLIGHQHPSPALVGQRRRCPVLIRQQYSSPGFIGQRESSPALIGQQHGSPTRLDARRNSIPPAQALTAKHLLAYLPRPTPGKTRYTPYSKKVGMKAAAVAVAALNSHNIPVLSHRVSSLQPAIPSLPSTPALPSPPVVPAPLAPQTTQTAPPPTVQDAAAPDDLSKALRTLPGRHLKRFSSRWQASVLGSDRNAHRNAEQHNGPANPATSHVQRNQRCKLLGDESAVVVGTQRQRYVTKDGKCRVNLGPIEDKSRFLSDIFTTLVDLKYRWFLCVFTAAYLSTWLAFGLVYLLDAGLRGDVAHAGDPDWPACFENVDGFLSALLLSVESQRTIGYGSRQVSAHCWEGVLLIMVQSILGSIIDALMVGCMFVKISRPQQRAQTLIFSKRCVVSERDDKLCLLFRIGDLRESHMVDAKIRAKLIKSRQTKEGEFIPLEQSEINLGYDTGGDRLLLVEPQTITHVINESSPFWEVGGESLRRERFEIIVILEGIVEASGMTCQARTSYTEDEILWGHRFESCMLLEEGAFRVDYAAFNKTFDVHTSPSSAKAKSEEKEREVKGRLTTDESS; this comes from the exons ATGGCATCTCAGGAGCCTGCTGATCAGCAGGACCTATCCTCTCTTCTGATTGGACAGCAGAGTGCCTCTGCAGCTCGGATTGGACAGCAGTGTCCCTCTCCAGCCCTGATTGGACAGCAGCATCCCTCTCCAGTTTTGATTGGACTGCAGGGTGCCTCTCCAGATTTGATTGGACACCAGCATCCCTCTCCAGCTCTGGTTGGACAGCGGCGTCGGTGTCCTGTTCTGATTCGACAGCAGTATAGTTCCCCTGGTTTTATTGGACAGCGGGAGAGTTCTCCTGCTCTGATTGGTCAGCAGCATGGTTCTCCAACGCGATTGGATGCCAGGAGGAACTCCATCCCGCCTGCTCAGGCTCTCACAGCCAAGCATCTGTTGGCATACCTGCCCCGCCCAACACCTGGGAAGACCAGATACACGCCGTACTCAAAGAAg GTGGGGATGAAGGCCGCAGCAGTGGCGGTAGCAGCGCTAAACTCCCACAACATTCCTGTCCTGTCCCACAGAGTCAGCTCCTTGCAGCCAGCCATTCCCAGTCTTCCAAGCACTCCGGCTCTTCCCAGTCCACCCGTCGTTCCGGCGCCCCTGGCCCCCCAGACCACCCAGACGGCCCCTCCCCCTACGGTCCAGGACGCTGCAGCTCCGGACGATTTGAGCAAAGCCCTGCGCACGCTCCCTGGCCGACACCTCAAGCGCTTCAGCTCCCGCTGGCAGGCCAGCGTGCTCGGCTCCGACCGGAACGCCCACCGGAACGCCGAGCAGCACAACGGCCCGGCGAACCCCGCCACCAGCCACGTCCAGCGGAATCAGCGCTGCAAGCTGCTGGGCGACGAGAGCGCGGTCGTCGTGGGAACGCAGCGGCAGCGCTACGTGACGAAGGACGGCAAGTGCCGCGTGAACCTGGGGCCCATCGAGGACAAGAGCCGCTTCCTGTCGGACATCTTCACCACGCTGGTGGACCTCAAGTACCGCTGGTTCCTGTGCGTCTTCACCGCCGCCTACCTCAGCACCTGGCTGGCGTTCGGACTCGTCTACCTCCTGGACGCCGGTCTCCGCGGCGACGTGGCCCACGCCGGAGACCCCGACTGGCCGGCGTGCTTCGAGAACGTGGACGGCTTCCTGTCCGCGCTGCTGCTGTCCGTGGAGAGCCAGCGCACGATTGGCTACGGCAGCCGGCAG GTGTCTGCGCACTGCTGGGAGGGCGTCCTCCTCATCATGGTGCAGTCCATCCTGGGCTCCATCATTGACGCGCTGATGGTTGGCTGCATGTTCGTCAAGATCTCGCGGCCGCAGCAGCGCGCCCAGACGCTCATCTTCAGCAAGCGCTGCGTGGTGTCGGAGCGCGACGACAAGCTCTGCCTGCTCTTCCGCATCGGAGACCTGCGCGAGAGCCACATGGTGGACGCCAAGATCCGCGCCAAGCTCATCAAGTCGCGCCAGACCAAGGAGGGGGAGTTCATACCACTGGAGCAGTCGGAGATTAAcctggg GTATGACACGGGTGGAGATCgcctgctgctggtggagccCCAGACCATCACGCACGTGATCAACGAGAGCAGCCCCTTCTGGGAGGTGGGGGGCGAGTCACTCAGGAGGGAGCGCTTCGAGATCATCGTCATCCTCGAGGGCATCGTGGAGGCTtcgg GCATGACATGCCAGGCTCGGACGTCCTACACGGAGGACGAGATTCTGTGGGGTCACCGCTTCGAGTCGTGCAtgctgctggaggagggggCCTTCCGCGTGGACTACGCCGCGTTCAACAAGACCTTCGATGTGCACACGTCGCCCTCCAGCGCCAAGGCCAAGagtgaggagaaggagagggaggtcaaaggtcgtctAACTACAGACGAGTCCTCTTAG